The Archocentrus centrarchus isolate MPI-CPG fArcCen1 chromosome 12, fArcCen1, whole genome shotgun sequence genome includes a window with the following:
- the scarb2c gene encoding lysosome membrane protein 2c codes for MVLKSCCIYSVGVVSVLMLILGISLVLTGVFPHLIQSVVKKEVVLKNGTDAFEAWEDPPAHIYMQFYFFNLTNPQEVLDGERPAVLEIGPYTYREYRPMEQIDFQDNGTKVTAVNTKTYIFQPNMSRGPESDLIRTVNIPAMTVMERFKNNPIIANLISAYMTGTGEGLFTTRTVGELLWGYEDGLLKALKRFRPELDDVFGLFYKNNASNDGEYVFFTGQQNYKDFSRVDTWKGESSLSWWTSDECNMINGTTGTSFHPVISKNEMLYIFSSDLCRSLYAAYEEDVTVKGIPGYRFVPPSSVFANLTVNPDNAGFCVPAGNCLGSGLLNISTCKQGAPIIMSSPHFYQADEKFVQDVFGMTPIKEQHQTAIDVNPLTGVVLQAAKRLQINVYVEKIPSFSQTGNVRTVVFPVVYINESAIIDDTAAKKLQAIVVQQNVVENIPFMLIGLAIIVGGVFMFLVCRQQAPESTAAERQPLLSS; via the exons ATGGTGCTAAAGTCATGTTGCATTTACAGCGTCGGAGTTGTTTCTGTACTGATGCTGATTCTCGGCATTTCGTTGGTTTTGACCGGCGTGTTTCCACATTTAATACAGTCGGTGGTTAAAAAG GAAGTCGTTCTGAAAAATGGTACGGATGCATTTGAGGCCTGGGAGGATCCACCGGCACATATCTACATGCAGTTTTACTTCTTCAATCTCACAAATCCCCAAGAGGTGCTGGATGGGGAAAGGCCAGCTGTGCTGGAGATAGGACCATATACGTACAG AGAGTATCGGCCTATGGAGCAAATTGACTTCCAGGATAATGGCACTAAAGTAACAGCTGTCAACACTAAAACCTACATTTTCCAGCCCAACATGTCCCGAGGTCCAGAGAGTGACCTCATCAGGACAGTTAATATCCCTGCCATG ACGGTGATGGAAAGATTCAAGAACAATCCTATTATTGCCAACTTGATCTCTGCCTACATGACGGGCACTGGGGAAGGCCTTTTTACCACCCGTACAGTGGGAGAGCTGCTGTGGGGATATGAAGATGGTCTTCTTAAAGCCTTAAAAAGGTTTAGACCTGAGCTGGATGATGTTTTTGGACTTTTCTATAAG AACAATGCTTCCAACGATGGAGAATATGTGTTTTTCACTGGTCAGCAGAACTACAAGGACTTTTCCAGAGTGGACACTTGGAAAGGTGAAAG CTCGTTGAGTTGGTGGACATCTGATGAATGCAATATGATTAATGGAACCACTGGAACATCTTTCCATCCCGTCATCAGCAAGAATGAGATGCTCTACATTTTCTCCTCTGACCTGTGCAG GTCCCTGTATGCTGCGTATGAGGAGGATGTGACAGTGAAGGGGATCCCCGGGTATCGATTCGTCCCCCCCAGCTCGGTGTTTGCCAATCTGACTGTGAACCCAGACAACGCAGGCTTTTGTGTGCCTGCTGGTAACTGCCTGGGCTCTGGCCTGCTGAATATTTCAACATGTAAACAAG GAGCTCCTATCATAATGTCTTCACCGCACTTTTACCAGGCTGATGAGAAATTTGTTCAGGATGTATTCGGAATGACGCCAATCAAGGAACAGCACCAGACTGCCATCGATGTAAATCCG CTAACAGGAGTTGTTCTCCAAGCAGCCAAGCGACTCCAGATCAACGTCTATGTGGAGAAAATTCCCTCCTTCAG tcaaACGGGAAATGTGAGGACAGTGGTCTTCCCTGTGGTTTATATCAatgag AGCGCCATCATTGATGACACAGCAGCCAAGAAGCTGCAGGCGATTGTTGTTCAGCAGAATGTTGTGGAGAATATTCCCTTCATGCTGATTGGCCTGGCCATCATTGTGGGAGGAGTCTTCATGTTCTTGGTGTGTCGACAGCAAGCCCCCGAG agcacTGCTGCTGAACGACAGCCTCTGCTCTCTTCGTAG